A region of Nitrospirota bacterium DNA encodes the following proteins:
- the ybgF gene encoding tol-pal system protein YbgF: MDILKFFGLKEDPFKLTPDPGYFFSSECHKEALQSLDYVIEQREGFCLITGEPGTGKTTLIKIFIEKWKDNAEIALILTPRLSPEEFIVSVLDDLKIKYDNKSKSETLKVFRDFLLQKSNEKIPVIIIVDEAQSLPADTVEELRLLSNLETEKEKLLQILLVGQPELDEMLNEDSFRQLRQRITVSMKLKPLDSDEMLEYINYRLIKAGKGFLKLDKGLKKPIFAYSQGIPRKINLVSSRAIMSAFLEESSTITSKHVKYAIDHLNNGSSGSGINLSPRIYFGIAAVTALFLAGASVYYYLPDAINKSGTIPASAVADKAVSSSNTTAGEVYLPNIKKEANLLPSAELSEKLNTASRQQNDINSRKNVSPEDLYRQGLEVFLAGKFDDALSSFKDFRKLYPKHALSEDVLYWSGEAYYAKGDYNTAISEFNKVVREYSGRKAPDALLMASSAFIKLNNKQKAEEVLKWIIEKYPETRTAEKAKEKLKEIRLFP, encoded by the coding sequence ATGGATATTCTCAAGTTTTTCGGATTAAAAGAAGATCCTTTCAAGCTGACCCCTGACCCGGGTTACTTCTTCTCATCTGAGTGCCATAAGGAAGCGCTGCAGTCACTCGACTATGTTATTGAGCAGAGAGAGGGCTTCTGTCTTATTACGGGCGAGCCCGGTACAGGCAAGACCACCCTTATAAAGATTTTTATCGAGAAGTGGAAGGACAATGCCGAGATAGCGCTGATCCTTACGCCGCGCCTCTCTCCCGAGGAGTTTATCGTTTCTGTACTTGATGACCTGAAGATCAAATATGATAACAAGAGCAAATCTGAAACACTAAAGGTCTTCAGGGATTTCCTGCTCCAAAAGTCGAATGAAAAGATACCGGTTATAATCATAGTTGATGAAGCACAGAGCCTTCCGGCTGATACGGTTGAAGAACTGAGGCTGCTTTCAAACCTTGAGACCGAGAAAGAGAAGCTTTTACAGATACTCCTTGTAGGACAGCCGGAGCTTGATGAAATGCTGAATGAGGATAGCTTCAGACAGTTGAGGCAGAGGATAACCGTAAGCATGAAATTAAAGCCGCTCGATAGCGACGAGATGCTTGAATATATAAATTACAGGCTTATCAAGGCAGGCAAGGGCTTTCTGAAGCTTGACAAAGGGCTGAAGAAACCTATCTTTGCTTACTCACAGGGGATTCCACGTAAGATAAACCTTGTTTCATCAAGGGCTATAATGTCCGCATTTCTTGAGGAGAGCAGCACCATCACATCAAAGCATGTAAAGTATGCAATTGATCATCTGAATAACGGTTCATCAGGATCAGGCATTAATCTCTCTCCCAGGATTTATTTTGGTATCGCAGCGGTTACGGCACTTTTCCTTGCCGGGGCATCGGTTTATTATTATCTTCCGGATGCAATAAATAAGTCAGGCACAATCCCTGCATCGGCTGTAGCTGATAAAGCGGTTTCGTCTTCCAATACAACGGCAGGTGAAGTGTATCTTCCGAATATTAAGAAAGAGGCCAATTTGCTCCCTTCTGCCGAATTGTCAGAAAAATTAAATACTGCAAGCAGGCAGCAGAATGATATCAATAGCAGGAAAAATGTCAGTCCGGAAGACCTTTACCGGCAAGGGCTAGAAGTTTTTCTGGCCGGAAAATTTGATGATGCATTAAGCAGCTTTAAGGATTTCCGGAAGTTATATCCTAAGCATGCCCTTTCCGAGGACGTTCTATACTGGTCAGGTGAGGCATACTACGCAAAGGGTGATTACAATACCGCAATATCAGAATTCAACAAAGTTGTAAGAGAGTACTCAGGCAGAAAGGCTCCTGATGCCCTTCTGATGGCCAGCTCTGCTTTTATAAAACTAAATAATAAGCAGAAGGCTGAAGAAGTATTGAAATGGATTATCGAGAAATATCCTGAGACAAGAACCGCGGAAAAGGCTAAAGAGAAGCTTAAAGAGATTAGATTATTTCCTTAA
- a CDS encoding cyclic nucleotide-binding domain-containing protein, protein MVTKERLKKFTLFKDFSDSELKKISAIIKEESYPKGTAIYEEGSPGEGLHIIEKGRVRITKKTKEGGKQVLAVLRANSFFGELAFLDGRSHSASIETLEKTKVLIIKKEDMDKFLKQNPHIAYKMVRDITISLCEILRSMNDKFINMVDYLWT, encoded by the coding sequence ATGGTAACTAAAGAACGCTTGAAAAAATTCACGTTATTCAAAGACTTTTCCGATTCAGAACTCAAAAAGATCTCTGCGATCATTAAAGAGGAATCTTATCCGAAAGGCACGGCGATTTATGAAGAAGGCAGCCCCGGGGAGGGTCTTCACATTATAGAAAAAGGCAGGGTGAGGATCACCAAAAAAACGAAAGAAGGCGGGAAGCAGGTTTTAGCCGTGCTGAGGGCCAACAGTTTTTTTGGCGAGCTTGCTTTTCTTGACGGGCGTTCGCATTCGGCTTCGATAGAAACGCTTGAAAAGACAAAGGTGCTCATCATTAAAAAAGAGGATATGGATAAATTCCTGAAACAGAACCCTCACATTGCTTACAAGATGGTCCGTGATATCACTATCTCCCTCTGTGAAATACTGAGGAGCATGAATGATAAGTTCATAAATATGGTTGATTATTTGTGGACGTAA
- a CDS encoding 3-dehydroquinate synthase: MKIVLAGFMGTGKTSVGRELSDKLGYPFIDTDVLIEEREGMPISLIFKNKGEDHFRRIESEIVAEISKKKNVVIATGGGVIKNRQNVDNLRRRGVILCLTAGPEIILKRVMLEGGKRPLLDVEEPLNEIKKLLAEREEFYKQADAFIKTDFITPDETADEIISLLGLETESVNVGLDDRSYEIVIGHDLLSKLGLRIKEFRPSKVAIISNETVFPLYKDTVLASLKEHGIMPEVFLMPDGEKHKGLEWANRMYGNLLAARFDRSSLILALGGGVAGDLTGFVAATYMRGIRFIQVPTTLLSQVDSSVGGKTGVNHPLGKNMIGAFYQPSLVLIDVDTLKTLPKREFAAGMAEVIKYGVIADRELFDYLKNKREDILSLGESIIHLVKRSCEIKADVVSKDERETGLRAILNFGHTIGHAIETATGYKMYLHGEALAIGMRYAADIAVRKGIFDKGLAVQVKALIESYNLPVDLPLGVPVSDIINAVKVDKKAKAGKVIFILPESIGSVRIADDVDEGLIREALEG; the protein is encoded by the coding sequence ATGAAGATCGTATTGGCAGGTTTTATGGGCACAGGCAAGACCTCTGTCGGCAGGGAGCTGAGCGATAAGCTCGGCTATCCTTTTATCGATACCGATGTGCTTATCGAAGAGCGCGAGGGCATGCCGATCTCACTTATCTTTAAAAATAAAGGGGAAGATCACTTCAGAAGGATCGAATCTGAGATAGTTGCTGAGATATCAAAAAAGAAGAATGTTGTTATAGCAACAGGCGGCGGAGTGATAAAGAACAGGCAGAACGTTGATAACCTGCGCAGAAGAGGGGTTATTTTATGTCTCACCGCAGGCCCGGAGATAATCCTCAAACGGGTCATGCTTGAGGGCGGCAAGCGGCCTCTGCTTGATGTTGAAGAGCCGCTTAATGAGATAAAGAAACTCCTTGCAGAGAGAGAGGAGTTTTACAAACAGGCTGACGCTTTTATCAAGACTGATTTTATCACGCCTGACGAGACCGCTGATGAGATAATATCTCTTCTCGGCCTTGAAACTGAGAGCGTCAATGTAGGGCTTGATGACAGGAGCTACGAGATAGTCATCGGGCATGATCTGCTCAGCAAGCTTGGGCTCAGGATAAAAGAGTTCAGGCCATCAAAGGTCGCCATAATCAGCAATGAGACCGTCTTTCCGCTTTATAAAGATACAGTCCTTGCCTCGCTCAAAGAGCACGGCATTATGCCTGAAGTCTTTCTCATGCCGGACGGTGAAAAGCATAAGGGGCTGGAGTGGGCGAATAGGATGTATGGCAATCTCCTTGCAGCGAGGTTTGACAGGAGCTCGCTTATTCTCGCACTCGGAGGTGGTGTGGCCGGAGACCTTACCGGCTTTGTCGCTGCCACCTATATGCGGGGGATCAGGTTCATCCAGGTTCCGACAACTCTTCTTTCGCAGGTTGACAGTTCAGTAGGAGGAAAGACAGGAGTTAACCATCCGCTCGGCAAGAACATGATAGGTGCTTTCTATCAGCCTTCGCTTGTGCTGATAGATGTTGATACCTTAAAGACACTTCCCAAAAGAGAGTTTGCCGCAGGCATGGCAGAGGTCATAAAGTACGGCGTGATAGCTGACCGCGAACTCTTTGATTACCTGAAAAATAAAAGGGAAGATATCCTTTCGCTCGGTGAAAGTATCATACATTTAGTAAAACGTTCATGTGAGATAAAGGCGGATGTCGTATCAAAGGACGAAAGGGAGACAGGATTAAGGGCTATCCTCAACTTCGGCCACACCATCGGCCATGCGATAGAGACAGCTACCGGATACAAGATGTATCTTCACGGCGAGGCGCTTGCGATAGGCATGCGCTATGCAGCAGACATTGCAGTCAGGAAAGGCATCTTTGACAAAGGCCTCGCAGTGCAGGTGAAGGCTCTTATCGAATCATATAACCTCCCTGTGGATCTGCCGTTAGGCGTTCCTGTTTCAGACATCATCAATGCCGTGAAGGTAGACAAGAAGGCAAAGGCAGGCAAGGTGATATTCATCCTCCCTGAATCAATCGGCAGCGTCAGGATAGCGGATGATGTTGATGAAGGTTTGATTAGGGAAGCGCTTGAAGGTTAG
- a CDS encoding tetratricopeptide repeat protein, which produces MNQARRKKVGKKYKIALVISVIAAFMIIVSSFLYMIYVVKTGKPIADDLNKLKSEHKSRTKDQNASETLSEKIEEALKTVPKKDEKTVVADKKDIIVNTPPPDLLTAALNESDKGDKENAGTTESADTKPAGLKDNKKIDKAEVPAVEEEKEPGIGSKDTYHYLYKASRSEKDKDYLGAISIYNKILAVEPTNYIVMNKIASLLMKMNMWKESMDELRKSYKINKDYIPTLINIGIVYANTENYSTAEKYFQKALAIDPINQDAIFSIALLYEKQNMDDKAAEYYSRLRKLGDARGNTGLERVLSYNQ; this is translated from the coding sequence ATGAATCAGGCAAGAAGGAAAAAAGTAGGCAAAAAATACAAGATAGCTCTTGTCATAAGTGTAATTGCCGCCTTCATGATTATAGTCTCCTCTTTTTTGTATATGATTTATGTCGTTAAAACTGGCAAACCGATAGCAGATGACCTGAACAAACTTAAGAGCGAGCACAAATCCAGAACCAAAGACCAAAATGCATCTGAGACCCTGAGTGAAAAGATTGAAGAAGCATTAAAGACCGTCCCTAAAAAAGATGAGAAGACTGTCGTTGCTGATAAAAAAGACATAATTGTAAATACTCCGCCTCCGGACCTGCTTACTGCCGCGTTAAATGAAAGTGATAAGGGTGATAAGGAAAATGCCGGCACTACGGAATCAGCCGATACAAAACCTGCCGGGCTGAAGGACAACAAAAAAATCGATAAAGCAGAGGTTCCGGCTGTTGAAGAAGAGAAAGAGCCTGGAATTGGTTCTAAAGACACCTATCATTATCTGTACAAAGCCAGCAGAAGCGAAAAGGACAAGGACTATCTTGGCGCAATATCCATATACAATAAGATACTTGCGGTAGAGCCCACAAACTATATAGTCATGAACAAGATAGCTTCTCTCCTGATGAAAATGAACATGTGGAAAGAGTCAATGGATGAATTGCGGAAGAGTTACAAGATAAATAAGGATTATATTCCCACTCTGATAAATATCGGGATCGTATATGCAAATACGGAAAACTATTCAACAGCTGAGAAATATTTTCAGAAGGCTCTTGCAATTGACCCCATAAATCAGGACGCCATCTTCAGCATAGCCTTACTGTATGAAAAACAGAATATGGATGATAAAGCCGCTGAATATTATTCAAGGCTCAGGAAGCTGGGTGATGCAAGAGGAAATACCGGCCTTGAAAGGGTTCTCTCTTATAACCAATAG
- the aroC gene encoding chorismate synthase: MLEKLKYLTSGESHGKALLCIMDGLPANLALSEKDIAKDLARRQKGHGRGGRMKIETDHAQILSGVRWGKTIGSPIGLMIENRDWANWDKAMSPLNRDEGSIQLVTRPRPGHADLSGTIKYGHKDIRNVLERSSARETATRTALGAIAKRFLSEFDIKVISYVTEIGGIGSQQSAISGQQNNKNILALFKKAEASAVRCPDKKAEEDIIARIDRAMKDGDTLGGVFEIVVTGVPVGLGSYSQWNSRLNAKISYGLMGIQAMKGVEIGLGFESARRPGSKVMDEIYYSAAKANKLEAAGGFYRKSNNAGGIEGGMSTGMPIVVRTAMKPIPTLRKPLSSVDIKSKKKFNAAYERSDVCAVPAASVVGEAVVALVIADSFLMKFGGDSMEETKRNFKGYLKQISEF, from the coding sequence ATGTTAGAAAAACTTAAATATCTTACATCCGGTGAGTCTCATGGGAAGGCTCTTTTATGTATCATGGACGGGTTGCCGGCAAACCTTGCCTTATCTGAGAAAGATATTGCCAAAGACCTTGCAAGGCGGCAGAAGGGCCACGGCAGGGGAGGACGGATGAAGATAGAGACTGATCACGCGCAGATCCTGTCCGGAGTCAGGTGGGGCAAGACCATAGGTTCTCCTATCGGATTGATGATAGAGAACAGAGACTGGGCTAACTGGGATAAGGCGATGTCTCCATTAAACAGGGATGAGGGCAGTATCCAACTTGTCACAAGGCCGAGGCCGGGACATGCAGACCTTTCGGGTACGATAAAATACGGGCATAAAGATATCAGGAATGTCCTTGAACGCTCAAGCGCCAGAGAGACCGCTACCAGAACCGCGCTTGGAGCGATCGCAAAGAGATTCCTTTCAGAGTTTGATATCAAGGTAATAAGCTATGTTACTGAGATAGGCGGGATTGGCAGTCAGCAGTCAGCTATCAGCGGTCAGCAAAATAATAAAAACATTTTGGCACTCTTTAAAAAGGCTGAGGCTTCTGCTGTAAGATGTCCTGACAAAAAGGCAGAGGAAGATATAATTGCGAGGATCGACAGGGCTATGAAGGACGGAGATACGCTCGGAGGTGTTTTTGAGATAGTTGTCACAGGTGTTCCGGTGGGGCTTGGGAGTTACAGCCAGTGGAACAGCCGCCTGAACGCAAAAATATCGTACGGCCTCATGGGGATACAGGCGATGAAGGGCGTTGAGATAGGGCTTGGGTTCGAGAGCGCAAGAAGGCCGGGCTCAAAGGTTATGGACGAGATATATTACAGCGCTGCAAAGGCGAATAAATTAGAGGCCGCAGGCGGATTTTACAGAAAGAGCAACAACGCAGGCGGTATTGAAGGCGGGATGAGCACAGGCATGCCTATCGTTGTCAGGACAGCCATGAAGCCTATCCCAACACTGAGAAAACCTCTTTCATCAGTTGACATAAAGAGCAAGAAAAAATTCAACGCCGCGTATGAAAGGTCTGATGTTTGCGCGGTGCCTGCCGCGTCTGTTGTCGGTGAGGCGGTGGTTGCCCTTGTGATAGCTGACAGCTTTCTCATGAAGTTCGGCGGGGACAGCATGGAAGAGACAAAGAGGAACTTCAAGGGTTACCTGAAACAGATAAGTGAATTCTGA
- a CDS encoding type II secretion system F family protein, whose protein sequence is MPIYSYKAIDQEGTVIKGMIEEINLQAAIESISAAGLHLLNISQTSEYVVALKGLLARREKIKREDIIEFANNMSVMLRAGVPIMSGLSSIAEGMENKYFQSKIDNMAEMLEHGSSFSNAVSKHSDIFPDIFRHLSMIGEETGRLDQSLEDVAIHLQRMEDLAGAIKGALIYPIFALVFTFGAMMFWMLYVLPKIMDVFKSMQVTLPPITRGLLYTSEFVQAYKYPIFLFPVSIIFTYKMLRKFPKTRYYIDLALLKTPIVKLVVYNKLLALYAEQMRILTVAGITIDRALEIVGDLMENDVFKRAIETEREDITTGSRISDAMRKQWIFPPLVTRMVDIGEASGNLDEQYGYVSDYYLKKLHKVSQNMSKMIEPIVIGIIGLMFGVIIIGLMLPIYDLIAEINTS, encoded by the coding sequence ATGCCGATATATTCGTATAAAGCAATTGACCAGGAAGGCACTGTGATCAAGGGGATGATCGAAGAGATCAACCTTCAGGCCGCCATTGAGAGCATATCCGCCGCAGGGCTGCATCTGCTGAATATCAGCCAGACAAGCGAGTATGTTGTCGCTCTCAAAGGCCTTCTTGCCAGGCGGGAGAAGATCAAGAGGGAAGATATTATCGAGTTTGCCAATAACATGTCAGTCATGCTCAGGGCCGGTGTTCCCATCATGTCCGGATTAAGCAGCATCGCCGAGGGTATGGAGAACAAGTACTTCCAGAGCAAGATAGATAATATGGCTGAGATGCTTGAGCACGGCTCCAGCTTCTCCAACGCTGTATCAAAACACAGTGACATATTCCCTGATATTTTCCGTCACCTATCCATGATAGGCGAGGAGACAGGCCGCCTTGACCAGAGCCTTGAGGATGTGGCTATCCATCTGCAGAGGATGGAGGACCTTGCCGGAGCCATTAAGGGGGCGCTAATATATCCGATATTTGCGTTAGTATTTACTTTTGGCGCCATGATGTTCTGGATGCTGTATGTTCTGCCCAAGATAATGGACGTTTTCAAGAGCATGCAGGTCACGCTCCCGCCTATTACCAGGGGACTTTTGTACACAAGCGAGTTTGTTCAGGCATATAAATATCCTATTTTTCTATTTCCTGTATCAATTATCTTTACATATAAGATGCTCAGGAAGTTCCCGAAGACTAGGTACTACATTGACCTTGCGCTGCTGAAGACGCCGATAGTTAAGCTTGTTGTTTACAATAAGCTTCTTGCGCTTTATGCGGAGCAGATGAGGATACTTACTGTTGCGGGTATTACAATCGACAGGGCTCTGGAGATTGTTGGCGATCTTATGGAGAATGACGTATTTAAACGCGCCATAGAGACCGAGAGAGAGGATATTACTACCGGCAGCAGGATATCGGATGCGATGAGAAAGCAGTGGATATTCCCTCCTCTTGTGACCAGGATGGTAGATATAGGAGAGGCAAGCGGAAATCTTGATGAACAGTATGGCTATGTCTCAGATTATTATCTGAAGAAGCTTCACAAGGTTTCTCAAAATATGTCCAAGATGATTGAGCCTATTGTTATAGGAATAATCGGCTTAATGTTCGGTGTTATAATCATAGGGCTTATGCTTCCAATATACGACCTTATCGCAGAGATAAACACATCATAA
- the fdhF gene encoding formate dehydrogenase subunit alpha, with translation MSEQKLKVTINGIETFCEKDTTILQAAKQLGVKIPHLCHDKRLEPYGGCRLCIVKVKGVPRPLSACTTPVVNNIEVTTDTDAIRKIRKTLIELLLSNHPNDCMRCEKTGDCKLQTLSYEYGVDGSRFEGEKWNLPIREDNPFITYEPNKCILCGRCTRICNEVVMAGTIELTGRGFNSMPDTAFGKPRSLENCEFCGQCVSTCPTGALTDRKGRGKGRPYDFRKVKTTCSYCGTGCNFFLNVRDGKVIKVTSDTSAPVNQGNLCIKGRYGYDFIHSPDRIKTPLIKKKGKFVEATWDEALDLIAVRFSDLIKNHGNESVGAFSSSRCSNEENFLLSKFVRTVFLSNNVDNCARVUHAPTVAGLATSLGAGAATNSLAQMPDIDTLFLFGSNPTEAHPIVSLYLKKALRNGAKLIVGDPRETWMAKRADVWLNLKPGSNIAMLNGMANVILSKGWENKEFINKRTEGFKEFVKHVKNYDLKKVEKLTGVVQDKIVEAARLYAKADKAMIVYGLGVTEHQTGTENAMAISNLAILCGHIGRPSTGIMALRGQNNVQGASDLGPLPATLPGYQSVKDPMAREKFGKAWGVPISDKIGLKSVEMLDECKAGKFKGIFILGEDPAQTDPDLNHVNAALEAVEFLVVQDIFHTETTKHADVILPGASFAEKDGTFTNGERRVQRIRKAIEPLAGKAEWQVISELATRMGYEQHYNNPSEIMDEIASLVPQYGGISYERLEKESLQWPCPTKYHPGTTTMYTDLFARPNGLAIFMTLDHKGSAEVPDKEYPYVLITGRVREHYNNGSMTRRVPGIMELVPEELVEISPEDAKKLDIKSGDMVKVSSKRGTVKAKAKVTKRSQKGNVFMTFHFDKALTNIVTSEHRDPITGTPEYKSCAVNISK, from the coding sequence TTGTCAGAGCAAAAATTAAAGGTAACAATAAACGGCATAGAAACTTTTTGTGAAAAAGACACAACCATCCTTCAGGCGGCAAAACAGTTAGGCGTCAAGATACCACATCTCTGCCACGATAAGCGGCTTGAGCCTTACGGAGGCTGCCGTTTATGTATTGTAAAAGTGAAAGGGGTTCCAAGGCCGCTGTCCGCTTGCACCACACCGGTGGTGAATAACATAGAGGTCACTACAGATACCGATGCGATCAGAAAGATACGGAAAACCCTGATCGAACTCCTCCTCTCCAACCATCCGAATGACTGCATGAGATGCGAAAAGACAGGAGACTGCAAGCTCCAGACCTTATCTTATGAATACGGAGTGGACGGCAGCCGTTTTGAAGGCGAAAAATGGAACCTGCCGATCCGTGAAGACAATCCGTTCATTACTTATGAACCTAACAAGTGCATTCTCTGCGGGAGATGCACAAGGATATGCAATGAAGTTGTCATGGCAGGGACGATAGAGCTTACCGGGAGAGGTTTTAATTCAATGCCTGACACCGCTTTCGGGAAACCGCGCTCTCTTGAGAACTGCGAGTTCTGCGGGCAGTGCGTCTCAACATGCCCTACAGGCGCATTGACAGACAGGAAGGGCCGCGGTAAAGGACGCCCCTATGATTTCAGGAAGGTTAAGACCACCTGCTCATATTGCGGAACCGGGTGTAATTTTTTCCTTAATGTAAGAGACGGCAAGGTAATAAAAGTTACCTCTGACACCAGCGCGCCTGTTAATCAGGGAAACCTCTGCATCAAAGGGCGCTACGGTTATGACTTTATCCACAGCCCTGATAGAATAAAGACGCCTCTTATAAAAAAGAAGGGCAAGTTTGTGGAAGCTACATGGGATGAGGCGCTTGACCTTATCGCCGTCAGGTTCTCTGATTTGATAAAGAACCACGGCAATGAGTCAGTCGGCGCTTTCTCATCCTCAAGATGTTCAAATGAAGAGAACTTCCTCCTGTCCAAATTCGTGCGCACGGTCTTCCTCAGCAACAACGTGGATAACTGCGCGCGTGTCTGACACGCTCCAACTGTTGCCGGTCTGGCAACAAGCCTCGGAGCAGGAGCAGCAACAAATTCTCTGGCGCAGATGCCGGATATAGATACACTCTTCCTCTTCGGTTCAAACCCGACAGAGGCGCATCCTATAGTTTCGCTTTACTTGAAGAAGGCTCTTCGCAACGGCGCGAAACTTATAGTCGGCGACCCGAGAGAGACATGGATGGCAAAGCGCGCTGATGTATGGCTCAACCTCAAGCCCGGAAGCAACATAGCTATGCTCAACGGCATGGCGAATGTAATACTCAGCAAGGGATGGGAGAACAAAGAGTTCATCAATAAGAGGACCGAAGGGTTTAAAGAATTTGTAAAGCATGTTAAAAATTATGACCTTAAGAAGGTAGAGAAGCTCACAGGCGTTGTGCAGGATAAGATAGTCGAAGCAGCGCGCCTTTATGCTAAAGCTGACAAGGCCATGATAGTCTACGGCCTCGGAGTGACCGAGCACCAGACCGGCACTGAGAACGCGATGGCGATCTCAAACCTCGCCATACTCTGCGGCCATATCGGAAGGCCTTCAACCGGCATCATGGCGCTGAGGGGACAGAACAATGTTCAGGGAGCATCAGACCTCGGCCCTCTGCCGGCAACGCTTCCGGGATATCAGTCTGTGAAAGACCCTATGGCGCGTGAAAAGTTTGGAAAGGCATGGGGCGTTCCGATCTCAGATAAGATAGGGCTTAAGTCAGTTGAGATGTTAGATGAATGCAAGGCTGGGAAATTCAAGGGCATCTTTATATTGGGAGAAGACCCGGCTCAGACAGACCCTGACCTCAACCATGTCAATGCCGCTCTTGAGGCTGTTGAATTCCTTGTTGTGCAGGATATATTCCACACGGAGACGACAAAACATGCTGACGTGATACTTCCCGGCGCGAGCTTTGCAGAAAAGGACGGCACATTCACCAACGGCGAAAGAAGGGTTCAGCGCATAAGAAAGGCTATAGAGCCTCTTGCCGGCAAAGCAGAGTGGCAGGTTATATCAGAGCTTGCTACAAGAATGGGTTATGAACAGCATTATAATAACCCTTCCGAGATAATGGATGAGATAGCGAGCCTCGTACCCCAATATGGAGGAATAAGCTATGAGCGCCTTGAGAAGGAGAGCCTTCAGTGGCCCTGCCCGACCAAATACCATCCCGGCACAACAACGATGTACACAGACCTCTTCGCAAGGCCGAACGGACTTGCGATATTTATGACGCTTGACCATAAAGGTTCAGCAGAGGTTCCTGATAAAGAATATCCTTATGTCCTTATCACCGGAAGGGTTCGCGAACATTACAACAACGGCTCCATGACAAGAAGAGTTCCGGGGATAATGGAGCTTGTGCCTGAAGAACTTGTTGAGATAAGCCCTGAGGATGCGAAGAAGCTCGATATAAAGAGCGGAGATATGGTAAAGGTCTCTTCAAAGCGCGGAACTGTTAAGGCTAAGGCTAAGGTGACAAAGCGTTCCCAAAAAGGCAATGTCTTCATGACATTCCATTTTGACAAAGCGCTTACGAACATTGTTACATCAGAACACAGAGATCCGATAACAGGCACACCGGAGTACAAGTCCTGCGCGGTGAATATAAGTAAGTAA